One genomic segment of Naumovozyma castellii chromosome 7, complete genome includes these proteins:
- the CBK1 gene encoding serine/threonine protein kinase CBK1 (ancestral locus Anc_2.96) yields MFNNQNPYTSGSMNQGYYQQQQQQQQQQQQQNNNANAHYQQISRPPKGNFNGNYMDQQGSHHSLQEQLQNSNNNSNGSNNLMMGGGFTDVPSLNYPSTPPHQNNFAIPNQNQNQMIKTPPPAMGALYKHNNNSQSLVQQQQQQQQQQQQFAGGYSSPGQYSVESDYTQMNNNNANIQNISRSSSPFQQPQQTYNQNSIQQSPIRGIKPQQQQQPEQLPTANNEASNSNNSNYMYFERRPDLLTKSTQDKAAAIKLKIENFYQSSVKYAIERNERRVELETELASHDWSEERRNRQLASLGKKESQFLRLRRTRLSLEDFHTVKVIGKGAFGEVRLVQKIDTGKIYAMKTLLKSEMYKKDQLAHVKAERDVLAGSDSPWVVSLYYSFQDTQYLYLIMEFLPGGDLMTMLIRWQLFTEDVTRFYMAECILAIETIHKLGFIHRDIKPDNILIDIRGHIKLSDFGLSTGFHKTHDSNYYKKLLQEDEANTTGLSKPGQPGNINNDGSSNADGSNKENRQSMMVDSINLTMSNRQQIQTWRKSRRLMAYSTVGTPDYIAPEIFLYQGYGQECDWWSLGAIMYECLIGWPPFCSETPQETYRKIMNFEQTLQFPDDIHISYEAEDLIRRLLTHADQRLGRHGGADEIKSHPFFRGVDWNTIRQVEAPYIPKLSSITDTRFFPTDELENVPDSPAMAQAAKQREQMMKQGGPVNGNNTPTKEDLPFIGYTYSRFDYLTRKNAL; encoded by the coding sequence ATGTTCAATAACCAAAATCCCTATACGTCAGGTTCTATGAACCAAGGTTATTAccaacagcagcagcagcagcagcagcagcaacagcaacagaaCAATAACGCCAATGCTCATTACCAGCAAATTTCAAGACCCCCAAAAGGGAACTTTAATGGCAATTACATGGATCAACAAGGCTCTCATCATTCATTGCAGGAACAACTACAAAATAGcaacaataatagtaaCGGCAGCAATAATCTCATGATGGGAGGTGGATTCACAGACGTTCCCTCTTTGAATTACCCATCTACTCCTCCACATCAGAATAATTTCGCTATACCgaatcaaaatcaaaatcaaatgataaaaaCACCTCCGCCAGCAATGGGTGCTCTTTACAAGCATAATAACAACTCTCAAAGTTTGGttcaacagcaacagcaacagcaacaacagcaacaacaatttgCTGGCGGGTACTCGTCACCGGGTCAATACTCGGTAGAATCAGATTATACTCAAAtgaataacaataatgCGAACATACAGAATATAAGTAGATCCAGTAGCCCGTTTCAACAACCGCAACAGACGTATAATCAGAACTCCATACAACAGAGCCCGATTAGAGGTATAAAAccacagcaacaacagcaaccTGAACAATTACCGACTGCTAATAATGAGGCTAGTAACAGTaacaattcaaattatatgtattttgaaagaagacCGGATTTATTAACAAAGTCTACTCAGGATAAAGCTGCTGCTATCAAGCTTAAGATTGAGAATTTCTATCAATCTTCTGTGAAATATGCGATTGAACGTAATGAAAGACGTGTAGAATTAGAAACTGAATTAGCATCTCATGATTGGTCCGAAGAGAGAAGAAATAGGCAATTGGCGTCTTTGGGGAAGAAAGAGTCTCAATTTTTAAGATTGAGAAGGACAAGGTTATCATTGGAGGATTTCCATACCGTCAAAGTTATTGGGAAGGGTGCCTTTGGTGAAGTTAGATTGGTACAAAAGATAGATACGGGGAAAATATACGCTATGAaaacattattgaaatctGAAATGTACAAGAAGGATCAATTGGCTCATGTGAAAGCTGAAAGAGATGTTCTTGCTGGAAGTGATTCTCCCTGGGTTGTTTCATTATACTATTCTTTCCAGGATACTCAATACTTATATTTAATCATGGAATTTTTACCTGGTGGTGATTTAATGACCATGTTAATTAGGTGGCAATTGTTTACGGAGGATGTGACCCGATTTTACATGGCAGAATGTATATTAGCCATTGAAACAATCCATAAATTAGGATTTATTCATAGAGACATTAAACCGGAcaatattttaattgatATTAGAGGTCATATCAAGTTATCAGATTTTGGGTTATCTACAGGGTTCCATAAGACACATGATTCCaattattacaaaaaattattacaaGAAGATGAGGCAAATACCACCGGGTTATCCAAACCTGGTCAACCAGgtaatataaataatgatggtaGTAGTAATGCGGATGGTTCCAATAAGGAGAATAGACAATCCATGATGGTGGACTCCATCAATTTGACAATGTCCAATAgacaacaaattcaaacaTGGAGGAAATCACGTCGTTTAATGGCATATTCCACGGTGGGGACCCCTGATTACATTGCACCAGAAATTTTCTTATATCAAGGGTATGGTCAAGAATGTGATTGGTGGTCACTTGGTGCTATTATGTATGAATGTTTGATTGGATGGCCACCATTTTGTTCTGAGACACCACAGGAGACATACCGTAAGATTATGAATTTTGAACAAACTTTACAATTTCCCGATGATATTCATATTTCATACGAGGCAGAAGATTTAATTCGTCGTTTGTTAACTCATGCAGATCAAAGATTGGGTAGACACGGTGGAGcagatgaaattaagaGTCATCCATTTTTCCGTGGTGTGGATTGGAATACGATTAGACAAGTGGAAGCGCCATATATTCCTAAATTGAGTTCCATTACAGACACGAGGTTCTTCCCAACAGAcgaattggaaaatgttCCGGATTCCCCAGCTATGGCGCAGGCGGCAAAACAAAGAGaacaaatgatgaagcAAGGCGGTCCTGTCAATGGGAACAATACTCCGACAAAGGAAGATCTTCCATTTATTGGTTACACATACTCAAGGTTTGATTACTTGACCAGGAAGAACGCattatga
- the YGP1 gene encoding Ygp1p (ancestral locus Anc_2.98), translating to MKFEYALSALLACSTVADASPINIFGHKSSKEQPQQKENALTALQALGLNTTISSHNSSNTSNSSNSTTTYHNHTNSTATNTTKPKPTLDVVFTGGHIPISNKTNYTRLFNSSRALNLTELYDVAVSVNKTINKNTTKGAVVITNSKSLEGLGFFSSVVFNDSKPIVISEDNKLATIVANDKSAASRGPLVVTKDGLIYSGVFAPSSACLEECSGVAEGIVVNGKVQWFFTATTPTLVDANSTIRKTFKNFTSSVEDTTGLVPIVYDGEYSEELITSVSTNIQGLVVATTGSSNSTTSPFDTLPVVFAQTGALQNFVDTADVPTGSIAAGYLSPVKAQILLSIAAANGVTDTESLKAIFP from the coding sequence atgaaGTTTGAATACGCATTATCCGCTTTATTAGCCTGCTCAACCGTCGCCGATGCCTCTCCAATAAATATCTTTGGACACAAGAGTTCGAAAgaacaaccacaacaaaaggaaaatgcATTGACAGCCTTACAAGCTCTGGGTTTAAACACAACAATTTCTTCCCATAACTCTTCAAACACATCTAATAGTAGCAATTCCACTACTACTTACCATAACCATACCAATTCTACCGCTACGAACACCACTAAGCCAAAACCAACTTTAGATGTGGTCTTTACTGGTGGTCACATTCCAATCTCAAACAAGACTAACTACACAAGATTATTTAACAGTTCTAGAGCTTTGAACTTGACTGAATTGTATGATGTCGCTGTCTCTGTTAATAAGACTATTAATAAGAACACTACTAAGGGTGCCGTTGTTATTACTAATTCTAAATCTTTGGAAGGTTTAGGTTTCTTCTCATCGGTGGTCTTCAACGATTCTAAACCAATTGTTATCTCTGAAGATAATAAGTTGGCTACCATTGTTGCTAATGATAAATCTGCCGCCTCTCGTGGTCCATTAGTAGTTACCAAGGATGGTTTGATTTACTCAGGTGTCTTTGCTCCATCTTCTGCTTGTCTAGAAGAATGTAGTGGTGTTGCTGAAGGTATTGTTGTCAACGGTAAGGTCCAATGGTTCTTCACAGCCACTACTCCAACTTTAGTGGATGCTAACTCTACCATCAGAAAGacattcaagaattttaCTTCTTCAGTTGAAGATACTACTGGTTTGGTACCAATTGTTTACGATGGTGAATACTCCGAAGAATTAATCACTTCTGTCTCTACAAACATTCAAGGTTTAGTTGTTGCCACTACTGGTTCCAGTAACTCGACTACTTCTCCATTCGATACTTTACCTGTTGTCTTTGCTCAAACTGGTGCCTTACAAAACTTTGTCGACACAGCTGATGTGCCAACTGGTTCCATCGCTGCCGGTTACTTATCTCCAGTGAAGGCTCAAATCTTATTATCTATCGCTGCTGCTAACGGTGTCACTGACACTGAATCATTAAAGGCTATTTTCCCATAG
- the MEP2 gene encoding ammonium permease MEP2 (ancestral locus Anc_2.99), which yields MSFNFTGTPTGHGTGGDSLTTDLNAQFELADMVWLGVSAAGVWIMVPGIGLLYSGLARKKHALSLLWASMMASAVCIFQWFFWGYSLAFSHHTRGHGFIGTLEFFGFRDVLGAPSADAAVPDVLWAGFQGMFAAVTGILMLGGACERARLFPMMVFLFIWMTIVYCPIACWTWNPTGWLAKLGAIDYAGGGVVHINSGHGALVYALILGKRNDPVTHKGMPKYKPHSITSVVLGTVFLFYGWLFFNAGSAGNASIKAWYSMFSTSLAASCGGLTWMFIDYFRLKGKWTTVGLCSGIIAGLVGITPAAGTVPIWASVIIGILTAAGCNFAVDIKSLLKIDDGLDCWALHGVGGCIGSALTGIFSADYVNATAGTYGAPIDGGWLNHHWKQLGYQLAAIMSSIAWCMTCTAIILLTMDRIPFLRLRLRPEEEEQGTDEAEIGEFTYQEDTVFIPEPIRSNITAKVPEMSAIDDKIGGDDEESNTVNKQSIETPSTASKEIENEK from the coding sequence atgTCTTTTAATTTTACAGGAACTCCTACGGGTCACGGTACCGGGGGTGATTCATTAACCACAGATTTAAACGCTCAATTCGAACTAGCCGATATGGTTTGGTTGGGTGTCAGCGCAGCAGGTGTCTGGATAATGGTTCCAGGAATCGGTCTGCTATATTCTGGTCTTGCCAGGAAAAAGCACGCCCTATCATTACTTTGGGCTTCCATGATGGCATCCGCCGTCTGTATATTCCAATGGTTCTTTTGGGGCTATTCATTAGCATTTTCACATCATACAAGAGGTCATGGGTTCATTGGAACTTTAGAATTCTTTGGGTTCAGAGACGTCCTGGGGGCACCTTCAGCTGATGCTGCTGTTCCTGATGTTCTATGGGCTGGGTTTCAAGGTATGTTTGCAGCTGTTACCGGAATACTGATGTTAGGTGGTGCCTGTGAAAGAGCACGTTTGTTCCCCATGATGGTTTTCTTATTCATTTGGATGACCATAGTATATTGCCCTATCGCTTGTTGGACATGGAACCCAACTGGATGGCTAGCTAAATTGGGTGCCATTGATTATGCTGGTGGTGGTGTGGTTCATATTAATTCAGGCCATGGTGCCCTTGTGTATGCTTTAATACTGGGTAAGAGAAATGATCCTGTTACTCACAAGGGGATGCCCAAATACAAACCACATTCTATCACTTCAGTGGTCTTGGGGACTgtgtttttattttatgggtggttatttttcaatgctGGTTCTGCTGGTAATGCATCCATTAAGGCTTGGTACTCTATGTTTTCTACAAGTTTAGCCGCTTCATGTGGTGGATTAACTTGGATGTTCATCGATTACTTTAGATTAAAGGGTAAATGGACCACCGTTGGGTTATGTTCAGGTATCATTGCAGGTTTAGTTGGGATTACTCCTGCCGCAGGTACAGTTCCAATTTGGGCCTCCGTAATCATTGGTATTCTAACCGCTGCTGGATGTAATTTTGCAGTCGATATCAAGAgtttattaaaaattgaCGATGGTTTAGACTGTTGGGCTTTGCATGGTGTTGGTGGCTGTATTGGCTCTGCTTTGACAGGTATATTTTCAGCTGACTACGTCAACGCCACAGCGGGTACATATGGTGCTCCAATCGATGGCGGTTGGttaaatcatcattggAAACAACTTGGTTACCAATTGGCAGCTATTATGTCCAGCATTGCATGGTGTATGACTTGCACAGCTATTATCTTATTGACTATGGATAGAATTCCATTCTTAAGGTTAAGATTGAGGcctgaagaagaagaacaaggTACAGATGAAGCCGAAATTGGTGAGTTTACATATCAAGAAGATACAGTTTTCATTCCAGAACCAATTAGATCTAATATTACTGCAAAGGTCCCTGAGATGTCAGCTATTGATGATAAGATTGGAGGCGATGATGAGGAGAGTAATACTGTCAATAAGCAAAGTATAGAAACACCATCTACAGcttcaaaagaaattgaaaacgaaaaatga
- the GIM3 gene encoding tubulin-binding prefolding complex subunit GIM3 (ancestral locus Anc_2.101) yields MELLPQGKKNNTQVTFDDQQLINEFSKLIMRKDTLEQELAKQRQEKEYLDDVSLEIELIDEEELVQYKVGDIFLFLKQEKVVEQLEKDVQIIDDKIESLETQEVDLDTRISELKTSLYAKFGDNINLER; encoded by the coding sequence ATGGAACTACTACCTcaaggaaagaaaaacaaCACACAAGTTACTTTCGATGATcaacaattaattaatgaattttctAAACTAATAATGAGAAAGGATACATTAGAACAAGAATTGGCCAAGCAAAGACAAGAGAAGGAATATTTAGATGATGTTTCTCTAGAAATAGAATtgattgatgaagaagaattggttCAATATAAAGTTGGTGATATATTCCTTTTTTTGAAACAGGAAAAAGTTGTCGAACAACTGGAAAAGGACgttcaaataattgatgATAAGATAGAGAGTCTAGAGACTCAAGAGGTAGATTTGGATACAAGAATTTctgaattgaaaacaaGCCTCTATGCAAAATTTGGcgataatattaatttggaACGTTGA
- the AAH1 gene encoding adenine deaminase (ancestral locus Anc_2.104) — protein MPVSPEFLKELPKCEHHLHLEGTLEPDLLFPLAKRNQITLPETFPQTVEELQEKYNTFEDLQDFLNYYYIGTNVLINEQDFFDLAWAYFEKVHKQGLHHAEVFYDPQSHTSRGISISTVTRGFQRACEKAELELGITSKLIMCLLRHMEPRECLETIESAKEFIEDGTISGLGLDSAERPFPPNLFIECYERAREIKSDLNLTAHAGEEGTAQYVTDSLDLLNAGRIDHGINSIHDEELIQRLANEKIMLTVCPLSNVKLQVVKSVSELPLQEFLDNNVPFSLNSDDPAYFGGYILDNYLQVAKDFPHWDYNVWARIAKFGIEGSWCEAKRKNELFEKVDSIVAKYTSSV, from the coding sequence ATGCCTGTGTCCCCAGAATTTCTAAAGGAACTACCTAAATGTGaacatcatcttcatctcGAAGGAACGCTAGAACCAGATCTATTGTTCCCGCTTGCCAAGAGAAACCAAATTACTCTTCCTGAAACATTCCCACAAACCGTGGAGGAACTGCAAGAAAAATACAACACATTCGAGGATCTACAAGACTTCTTaaactattattatatagGTACCAATGTTCTCATCAATGAGCAAGATTTCTTCGACTTGGCATGGGCATATTTCGAAAAAGTTCATAAACAGGGATTACATCATGCCGAAGTGTTTTATGATCCACAATCTCATACTTCAAGAGGTATATCTATTTCCACTGTGACTCGCGGGTTCCAAAGAGCCTGTGAAAAGGCAGAATTAGAATTGGGTATCACTTCTAAATTAATCATGTGTCTTTTGAGACACATGGAACCAAGAGAATGTTTGGAGACCATTGAGAGTGCGAAGGAGTTTATTGAGGATGGGACTATTAGTGGATTGGGTTTAGATTCCGCAGAAAGACCATTTCCTCCAAACTTATTTATAGAATGTTATGAACGTGCTAGAGAAATTAAAAGTGATCTAAATTTGACTGCTCATGCCGGTGAAGAAGGGACTGCTCAGTACGTGACTGATTCATTGGATTTATTGAACGCTGGTAGAATTGATCATGGGATTAATAGTATTCacgatgaagaattgattCAAAGACTAGCTAACGAGAAGATTATGTTGACCGTATGTCCTCTATCGAACGTTAAATTACAAGTGGTAAAATCTGTCAGTGAATTGCCCTTGCAAGAGTTTTTGGATAATAATGTCCCATTTTCCCTAAATTCAGATGATCCAGCTTATTTTGGAGGTTACATTTTGGATAATTATCTCCAAGTGGCAAAGGATTTCCCACATTGGGATTACAATGTTTGGGCCCGTATTGCGAAATTTGGTATCGAAGGTTCGTGGTGTGAAGCAAAGAGAAAGAATGAACTCTTCGAGAAAGTGGACAGCATTGTTGCAAAATACACTTCATCAGTATAA
- the NCAS0G02120 gene encoding casein kinase I homolog (ancestral locus Anc_2.105), which yields MSHHQNSTTANTAMAIHNLTNTTNTPMQSASNLRLLNGNLPMTPANQTPASTASPPTSMRDDSTIVGLHYKIGKKIGEGSFGVLFEGTNMINGLPVAIKFEPRKTEAPQLKDEYRTYKILTGTPGVPQAYYFGQEGLHNILVIDLLGPSLEDLFDWCNRKFSVKTVVQVAVQMITLIEDLHAHDLIYRDIKPDNFLVGRPGHEDANKIHLIDFGMAKQYRDPKTKQHIPYREKKSLSGTARYMSINTHLGREQSRRDDMEALGHVFFYFLRGQLPWQGLKAPNNKQKYEKIGEKKRTTNVYDLAQGLPIQFGRYLEIVRNLSFEETPDYEGYRMLLLSALDDLGQSADGEYDWMKLNGGRGWDLAINKKPNLHGYGHPNPPNEKSKRHRNKLNAAGVAGGNPQQRQTNSPLHTAHHTPQPPQLQPLQQNQHTENDMQQNEAQLDPTSYEAYQQQTQQKYAQQQKKSQLHQQHTATKQGANINNGKYQHQAQPTAVKQPQRGQQQQDESSDHSAKGFFSKLGCC from the coding sequence ATGTCTCACCATCAAAACTCAACAACCGCTAACACGGCAATGGCAATACATAACTTGACCAACACGACAAACACCCCCATGCAGAGTGCCAGTAATTTGAGACTATTGAATGGTAATTTACCCATGACTCCAGCAAATCAAACTCCTGCTTCAACCGCCTCACCTCCTACTTCAATGCGTGATGATTCTACCATCGTGGGACTACATTATAAGATCGGTAAGAAGATCGGGGAAGGTTCATTTGGGGTCCTTTTTGAAGGTACTAATATGATTAATGGTTTACCAGTAGCCATTAAATTCGAACCAAGAAAAACGGAGGCTcctcaattgaaagatgaatATAGAACTTATAAGATTCTTACTGGAACACCTGGTGTTCCTCAAGCTTATTATTTTGGTCAAGAAGGGTTGCATAATATATTGgttattgatttattggGACCATCATTAGAAGATTTATTCGATTGGTGTAACAGGAAATTTTCAGTAAAGACTGTCGTGCAAGTTGCAGTACAAATGATTACtttaattgaagatttaCATGCTCatgatttaatttataGAGATATTAAACCAGataattttcttgttgGAAGACCAGGTCATGAAGATGCAAATAAgattcatttaattgatttCGGTATGGCTAAACAATATAGAGATCCAAAGACGAAACAGCATATCCCATACCgtgaaaaaaaatcattaagTGGTACTGCTAGATACATGTCTATTAATACTCATTTAGGGAGAGAACAATCAAGAAGAGATGATATGGAAGCATTGGGTCATGTatttttctatttcttAAGAGGTCAATTACCATGGCAAGGTTTAAAGGctccaaataataaacaaaaatacGAAAAGATTGGtgaaaagaagagaacTACAAACGTTTATGATTTGGCACAAGGCCTTCCAATTCAATTTGGTCGttatttggaaattgtgagaaatctttcttttgaagaaactcCAGATTATGAAGGCTATCgtatgttattattatctgcTCTTGATGATTTGGGTCAATCTGCTGATGGTGAATATGattggatgaaattgaatggTGGTCGTGGTTGGGATTTGGCCATTAACAAGAAACCAAATTTACATGGATATGGTCATCCAAATCcaccaaatgaaaaatcaaagagacatagaaataaattaaatgcTGCTGGTGTTGCCGGTGGTAATCCACAACAAAGGCAAACCAATTCTCCATTACATACAGCACATCATACACCCCAACCACCACAATTACAACCTTTACAACAAAATCAACATACGGAGAATGATATGCAGCAAAATGAAGCTCAGTTAGACCCAACTTCTTATGAAGCTtatcaacaacaaacacAACAAAAATACgcacaacaacaaaagaaaTCTCAATTACATCAACAACATACCGCTACGAAGCAAGGTGCCAATATTAACAATGGAAAATACCAACACCAAGCACAACCTACTGCAGTTAAGCAACCCCAAAGAGGGCAACAGCAACAGGATGAAAGCTCTGATCACTCAGCAAAGGGATTCTTTAGCAAATTGGGTTGTTGTTAG
- the CUZ1 gene encoding Cuz1p (ancestral locus Anc_2.106) has translation MSAATEPRETGMLDVGTHCAFCRELDFLPFHCSGCDKDFCSNHRLRESHYCESLQQRQEEKPSSTSHVKVADNGGKFFKGLLPEKGYIRVNNVPNNSNNNTVPRKTEGRTIRSTLNNSALTKLKHFFQKNHNKQNKLQRMKIFKPNKIVELNNLKKLAKGDSKIPLSNRIYIWCYCVENGNDNKSAVFINKIWPLGRVLDYLAKQLNVKNINNSFKATTKEKLYLYKEEIVKAKTNESDEVNFHMVNLSGRASEELKDLDVIYLVRGEELPN, from the coding sequence atgaGCGCCGCTACAGAACCAAGAGAAACTGGTATGCTTGATGTCGGAACACATTGTGCATTTTGCAGGGAATTAGACTTTTTACCCTTTCATTGTTCCGGTTGTGATAAGGACTTTTGTTCAAACCATAGATTGAGAGAATCTCATTATTGTGAATCTTTACAACAACGTCAAGAGGAGAAACCATCTTCAACAAGCCATGTCAAAGTGGCTGATAATGGTGGGAAGTTCTTCAAAGGCTTACTCCCAGAGAAGGGATACATTAGAGTGAATAATGTCCctaataatagtaataataatactgtGCCAAGGAAAACAGAGGGGAGGACGATACGATCTACTTTGAATAATTCCGCTTTAActaaattgaaacatttcttcCAAAAGAATCACAATAAGCAAAATAAACTACAaaggatgaagatatttaaACCCAATAAGATTGTTGAACTGAACAATCTAAAGAAATTGGCCAAGGGTGACAGTAAGATTCCTTTAAGTAATAGAATTTATATTTGGTGCTATTGTGTGGAAAATGGGAACGATAACAAGTCTGCCGTTTTCATTAATAAGATTTGGCCTTTAGGTAGGGTATTAGACTATTTGGCAAAGCAATTAAACGTAAAGAATATAAACAATAGCTTTAAGGCAACTACAAAGGAAAAACTGTATCTctacaaagaagaaattgtcAAAGCTAAAACGAATGAAAGTGACGAAGTAAATTTCCATATGGTAAACCTATCAGGAAGAGCATCCGAAGAACTGAAAGATTTAGACGTTATATATTTAGTTCGTGGTGAAGAGCTTCCTAATTGA
- the NCAS0G02140 gene encoding uncharacterized protein (ancestral locus Anc_2.108), producing MELRRSSSTSSDLEAYVYFDQFRAFQVLTRPTLFSIYDDDIIRSSGDVDSRIGGIRKRVLRGKRRWKYRRRQGTARKLFNLIVLSLFGIAYNELAFYLYQSTIINKMSPLRFMMFYGLPRWMNYSLEGVSLGFLVPLLDVLLFKKTVTVEYPETETEIGIGTEFDYGWGFMLAIINIIMGIIYGIRKLEWDSAMQSAEAWYLLNIILWLLLDNGSLSILSSWIVLSLMGIVSNCYGGGSPCQWEQLLYFCNFLFVGLLFFGNLGRYLFLTCK from the coding sequence ATGGAGTTGAGAAGATCGTCATCGACGTCTTCAGATTTGGAAGCATATGTGTATTTTGACCAATTTAGGGCGTTTCAAGTATTGACGAGGCCCACATTGTTCTCAATATATGACGATGACATTATTCGGAGTTCTGGAGATGTGGATTCAAGGATTGGAGGAATCAGGAAACGAGTTTTGAGGGGGAAGAGAAGATGGAAGTATAGAAGGAGGCAAGGAACTGCGAGgaaattgtttaatttgattGTGTTGTCGCTGTTCGGAATTGCGTACAACGAACTTGCCTTTTACTTGTATCAATCCACcattataaataaaatgtcTCCTCTCAGGTTTATGATGTTTTATGGATTACCAAGATGGATGAACTATTCGTTGGAGGGTGTGTCATTGGGGTTTTTGGTGCCATTATTAGACGTATTATTGTTTAAGAAAACTGTTACGGTGGAGTATCCTGAGACTGAGACAGAGATTGGGATTGGGACAGAATTTGACTATGGTTGGGGCTTTATGTTGGCCATAATAAACATTATTATGGGGATTATCTACGGTATACGAAAGCTAGAATGGGATTCAGCGATGCAAAGTGCTGAAGCGTGGTATTTACTGAACATCATACTATGGCTATTGTTGGACAACGGATCTTTGTCCATCCTTTCCAGTTGGATTGTGTTAAGTCTCATGGGGATTGTAAGTAATTGTTATGGGGGAGGATCACCATGTCAATGGGAGCAATTACTTTATTTCTGTAATTTTCTGTTTGTGGGGCTACTATTCTTTGGCAACTTGGGAAGATACTTATTCTTAACATGTAAATAG
- the PGA1 gene encoding Pga1p (ancestral locus Anc_2.111), protein MNYGILTLLQWLIILFQLGTTVTANTESILISIPYDILIHRHLHLYNETIPSISLNNTYMQMETIQIPAMKEDQQVVELKHLQTDASYQLKLSWSAINPIDISNIHWEVAQPRLGMEDDDYPPLFLIFDYDTTLLNNKVGGVSLNIAVVQTKFKIPVDLFPLIAYICLIATGVWYLKDWILKQILYNAISL, encoded by the coding sequence ATGAACTATGGCATATTAACTTTATTACAATGGCTAATAATCCTATTTCAATTAGGAACAACAGTAACAGCTAACACAGAATCAATCCTGATATCAATTCCCTATGATATACTGATCCATCGTCATTTACATTTATATAACGAAACCATCCCCTCGATATCGTTAAATAACACATACATGCAAATGGAAACTATCCAGATTCCTGCCATGAAAGAAGATCAACAGGTTGttgaattgaaacatttacaAACAGATGCCAGTTAccaattgaaattatctTGGTCCGCCATTAACCCTATtgatatttcaaatattcattggGAAGTGGCTCAACCAAGGTTAGGAatggaagatgatgattatccacctttatttttaatatttgattaCGATACTACCTTGCTGAACAACAAAGTTGGTGGGGTATCCTTAAACATTGCCGTTGTACAGACGAAATTTAAAATCCCTGTCGACCTATTCCCTCTAATTGCATATATCTGCCTGATAGCAACTGGAGTATGGTATTTGAAGGATTGGATATTGAAGCAGATATTATATAATGCCATTTCTCTCTAA